The following are encoded together in the Syngnathus scovelli strain Florida chromosome 12, RoL_Ssco_1.2, whole genome shotgun sequence genome:
- the map3k21 gene encoding mitogen-activated protein kinase kinase kinase 21 isoform X1 produces the protein MDVSQAAFPNGEGRPGGGDGDGGGGSRAHAWTDCPTHDWAHSAPLCPTRSLWTAAYDYEASGEDELSLCRGDVVEVLSKDAAISGDEGWWTGKINHRVGIFPSNYVTYQPAIYRLPITSVRERVPASPVRIPFSELVLEEIIGVGGFGKVYRGTWKGQEVAVKAARQDPDEDIMATAASVKQEAKLFSMLQHANIIKLEGVCLDEPNLCLVMEYARGGTLNRALTGRRIPPHILVNWAVQIARGMHYLHEEAVVIHRDLKSSNILLLETIENDDIGRKTLKITDFGLAREWHKTTKMSAAGTYSWMAPEVIRMSLFSKGSDVWSYGILLWELLTGEVPYRGIDGLAVAYGVAVNKLTLPIPSTCPEPFARLMEECWDQNPHVRPSFSCILEQLSAIEEAVMATMPQDSFHIMQDDWRVEIQEMFDELRTKEKELRSREEELTRAALQQKSQEEHLKRREQELAEREINVLERELNILIFQLNKDKPNVKKRKGKFKRSRLKLKDGNRISLPSDFQHKITVQASPSMDKRRSLHSTSSSPPSSPTLIPRLRAIQLTQDESNRTWGRSAPSRPEEFDDVRRGIKKKGRTWGPNSVQSKERPAVTERVRPLSDGSNPWSTSLMKSQKSVPLAALFAEQAGSSKDEAFPQECPDSSSKPKQLKFPNQVYLDLPLWRDEPQPPCSCGEGGPGPAVQGGPADGPEDPYTTTSTSSASTTPQLTPTNSLKRVSVRRKTDSVLYGCGSLLASVVLGYDIREALKNAQDDGEPPREEKKKKEGLFQRATRFRRSTSPPSGGRPRKDEGSPGHAPNPHANLVSMSAIVECQSTKCLLQSEAEVSRCGPAKVDLVPVTHHVETLRPTLPSPAEKRQTPKTQSQQSEVMNHNTGTRLRRKKYNNHDANGIPSLPPPAAPKKTRNTRPVSFWAKPHTRGLVARLGKSYSLGHYSGEKAAQACSLLDMDAEGQNRDCTVPLCRIQSSPARPSVYELENDFLS, from the exons ATGGATGTCTCGCAGGCCGCTTTCCCAAACGGTGAAGGGCGGCCGGGCGGCGGCGACGGtgatggaggaggagggagtAGGGCACATGCCTGGACAGACTGTCCCACGCACGATTGGGCTCACTCGGCCCCCCTGTGCCCGACCCGATCTCTGTGGACGGCGGCGTACGACTACGAAGCGAGCGGCGAGGACGAGCTCAGCCTTTGCCGCGGCGACGTGGTGGAGGTCCTGTCCAAGGATGCGGCCATCTCCGGCGACGAGGGCTGGTGGACGGGCAAAATCAACCACCGCGTCGGCATCTTCCCCTCCAACTATGTCACCTACCAGCCGGCCATTTACCGTCTGCCCATCACCAGCGTGCGGGAGAGGGTCCCAGCTTCGCCCGTCCGGATCCCCTTCTCCGAGCTGGTGCTGGAGGAGATCATTGGCGTGGGGGGCTTCGGCAAAGTGTACCGCGGCACGTGGAAGGGCCAAGAGGTGGCCGTTAAGGCGGCCCGGCAGGACCCCGACGAGGACATTATGGCCACGGCTGCCAGCGTCAAGCAGGAGGCCAAGCTGTTCTCCATGCTGCAGCACGCCAACATCATCAAGCTGGAGGGCGTGTGCCTGGACGAGCCCAACTTGTGCCTGGTCATGGAGTACGCCCGAGGGGGCACGCTCAACCGGGCGCTGACCGGCAGGCGAATCCCGCCGCACATCCTCGTCAACTGGGCCGTGCAGATTGCACGCGGGATGCACTACCTGCACGAGGAGGCCGTGGTCATCCACCGAGACCTCAAGTCCAGCAACA TTCTGTTACTTGAAACGATCGAGAACGACGACATCGGCAGGAAGACGTTGAAGATCACAGACTTTGGCCTGGCCCGGGAGTGGCACAAGACCACCAAGATGTCGGCAGCGGGCACCTACTCCTGGATGGCCCCTGAGGTCATCAGGATGTCCCTTTTTTCCAAAGGCAGTGACGTTTGGAG CTACGGCATCTTGCTGTGGGAGTTGCTAACAGGGGAGGTGCCTTACAGAGGAATCGATGGCCTGGCTGTTGCTTACGGTgtggccgtcaataaattaaccTTACCCATCCCTTCCACCTGCCCCGAACCCTTCGCCAGGCTCATGGAAG AGTGTTGGGACCAGAACCCGCACGTGCGCCCCTCCTTCTCCTGCATCCTGGAGCAGCTGTCGGCCATCGAGGAGGCGGTGATGGCCACCATGCCGCAGGACTCCTTCCACATCATGCAGGACGACTGGCGCGTGGAGATCCAGGAGATGTTTGACGAGCTCAGGACCAAAGAGAAG GAGCTGCGTTCGCGTGAAGAGGAGCTGACGCGGGCCGCCCTGCAGCAGAAGTCCCAAGAGGAGCATCTGAAGAGGCGCGAGCAGGAGCTGGCCGAGCGCGAGATCAACGTTCTGGAGAGGGAActcaacatcctcatcttccagCTCAACAAGGACAAACCCAACGTCAAGAAGCGCAAGGGCAAGTTCAAGCGCTCCCGCCTCAAGCTCAAGGATGGCAACCGCATCAGCTTGCCTTCAG ACTTCCAGCACAAGATCACAGTGCAGGCGTCGCCCTCCATGGACAAGAGGCGGAGCCTGCACAGCACCAGCTCCTCTCCCCCCAGCAGTCCCACACTCATCCCCCGCCTACGAGCTATTCAGC TCACGCAGGACGAGAGCAACCGCACGTGGGGTCGCAGCGCCCCCTCAAGGCCGGAGGAGTTTGACGATGTCAGGAGAGGCATCAAGAAGAAGGGGAGAACTTGGGGCCCCAACTCAGTGCAGAGCAAGGAGAGACCTGCTGTCACAGAGAG AGTACGTCCCCTCTCAGATGGCAGCAATCCTTGGTCCACCAGTCTGATGAAGTCGCAGAAGTCTGTCCCCCTCGCCGCCCTCTTTGCCGAACAAG CAGGGAGCAGTAAAGACGAGGCCTTTCCTCAGGAGTGTCCCGACAGCAGCTCCAAACCAAAGCAGCTCAAGTTCCCCAACCAGGTGTACCTGGATCTACCTCTGTGGCGGGACGAACCGCAGCCTCCCTGCTCCTGCGGGGAGGGCGGACCCGGGCCGGCAGTTCAGGGCGGCCCGGCCGACGGTCCCGAGGACCCCTACACCACCACGTCCACGTCCTCCGCCTCCACCACCCCGCAGCTCACGCCCACCAACAGCCTGAAGAGGGTGTCGGTCCGCCGCAAGACGGATTCCGTGCTGTACGGCTGCGGCTCGCTGCTGGCCTCCGTCGTGCTGGGCTACGACATCCGCGAGGCGCTCAAGAACGCTCAAGATGACGGCGAGCCGCCGcgggaggagaagaagaaaaaggagggCCTGTTTCAGAGGGCCACCCGCTTCCGCCGCAGCACCTCCCCGCCGAGCGGCGGCCGCCCCCGTAAGGACGAGGGTTCGCCGGGCCACGCCCCCAACCCCCACGCCAACCTGGTCTCCATGTCGGCCATCGTGGAGTGTCAGTCCACCAAGTGTCTGCTACAGTCGGAGGCCGAGGTGTCACGATGCGGCCCCGCCAAGGTGGACCTTGTACCTGTCACTCATCACGTCGAGACGCTTCGGCCTACCTTGCCATCACCCGCTGAAAAAAGGCAGACGCCAAAAACCCAAAGTCAACAGTCGGAGGTTATGAACCATAACACGGGGACACGCCTCCGCAGAAAAAAGTACAACAATCATGATG CTAACGGGATCCCCAGCCTGCCGCCCCCCGCCGCCCCCAAGAAGACCAGGAACACGCGGCCCGTCTCCTTCTGGGCCAAGCCGCATACTCGAGGCCTGGTGGCCCGCCTGGGCAAGAGCTACTCACTGGGCCACTACTCTGGCGAGAAGGCGGCGCAGGCCTGCTCGCTGCTGGACATGGACGCCGAGGGCCAGAATCGCGACTGCACCGTGCCGCTGTGCCGCATCCAGAGCTCGCCGGCCAGGCCCAGCGTCTACGAGCTGGAGAACGACTTCCTTTCCTAG
- the map3k21 gene encoding mitogen-activated protein kinase kinase kinase 21 isoform X2, with translation MDVSQAAFPNGEGRPGGGDGDGGGGSRAHAWTDCPTHDWAHSAPLCPTRSLWTAAYDYEASGEDELSLCRGDVVEVLSKDAAISGDEGWWTGKINHRVGIFPSNYVTYQPAIYRLPITSVRERVPASPVRIPFSELVLEEIIGVGGFGKVYRGTWKGQEVAVKAARQDPDEDIMATAASVKQEAKLFSMLQHANIIKLEGVCLDEPNLCLVMEYARGGTLNRALTGRRIPPHILVNWAVQIARGMHYLHEEAVVIHRDLKSSNILLLETIENDDIGRKTLKITDFGLAREWHKTTKMSAAGTYSWMAPEVIRMSLFSKGSDVWSYGILLWELLTGEVPYRGIDGLAVAYGVAVNKLTLPIPSTCPEPFARLMEECWDQNPHVRPSFSCILEQLSAIEEAVMATMPQDSFHIMQDDWRVEIQEMFDELRTKEKELRSREEELTRAALQQKSQEEHLKRREQELAEREINVLERELNILIFQLNKDKPNVKKRKGKFKRSRLKLKDGNRISLPSDFQHKITVQASPSMDKRRSLHSTSSSPPSSPTLIPRLRAIQLTQDESNRTWGRSAPSRPEEFDDVRRGIKKKGRTWGPNSVQSKERPAVTERVRPLSDGSNPWSTSLMKSQKSVPLAALFAEQGSSKDEAFPQECPDSSSKPKQLKFPNQVYLDLPLWRDEPQPPCSCGEGGPGPAVQGGPADGPEDPYTTTSTSSASTTPQLTPTNSLKRVSVRRKTDSVLYGCGSLLASVVLGYDIREALKNAQDDGEPPREEKKKKEGLFQRATRFRRSTSPPSGGRPRKDEGSPGHAPNPHANLVSMSAIVECQSTKCLLQSEAEVSRCGPAKVDLVPVTHHVETLRPTLPSPAEKRQTPKTQSQQSEVMNHNTGTRLRRKKYNNHDANGIPSLPPPAAPKKTRNTRPVSFWAKPHTRGLVARLGKSYSLGHYSGEKAAQACSLLDMDAEGQNRDCTVPLCRIQSSPARPSVYELENDFLS, from the exons ATGGATGTCTCGCAGGCCGCTTTCCCAAACGGTGAAGGGCGGCCGGGCGGCGGCGACGGtgatggaggaggagggagtAGGGCACATGCCTGGACAGACTGTCCCACGCACGATTGGGCTCACTCGGCCCCCCTGTGCCCGACCCGATCTCTGTGGACGGCGGCGTACGACTACGAAGCGAGCGGCGAGGACGAGCTCAGCCTTTGCCGCGGCGACGTGGTGGAGGTCCTGTCCAAGGATGCGGCCATCTCCGGCGACGAGGGCTGGTGGACGGGCAAAATCAACCACCGCGTCGGCATCTTCCCCTCCAACTATGTCACCTACCAGCCGGCCATTTACCGTCTGCCCATCACCAGCGTGCGGGAGAGGGTCCCAGCTTCGCCCGTCCGGATCCCCTTCTCCGAGCTGGTGCTGGAGGAGATCATTGGCGTGGGGGGCTTCGGCAAAGTGTACCGCGGCACGTGGAAGGGCCAAGAGGTGGCCGTTAAGGCGGCCCGGCAGGACCCCGACGAGGACATTATGGCCACGGCTGCCAGCGTCAAGCAGGAGGCCAAGCTGTTCTCCATGCTGCAGCACGCCAACATCATCAAGCTGGAGGGCGTGTGCCTGGACGAGCCCAACTTGTGCCTGGTCATGGAGTACGCCCGAGGGGGCACGCTCAACCGGGCGCTGACCGGCAGGCGAATCCCGCCGCACATCCTCGTCAACTGGGCCGTGCAGATTGCACGCGGGATGCACTACCTGCACGAGGAGGCCGTGGTCATCCACCGAGACCTCAAGTCCAGCAACA TTCTGTTACTTGAAACGATCGAGAACGACGACATCGGCAGGAAGACGTTGAAGATCACAGACTTTGGCCTGGCCCGGGAGTGGCACAAGACCACCAAGATGTCGGCAGCGGGCACCTACTCCTGGATGGCCCCTGAGGTCATCAGGATGTCCCTTTTTTCCAAAGGCAGTGACGTTTGGAG CTACGGCATCTTGCTGTGGGAGTTGCTAACAGGGGAGGTGCCTTACAGAGGAATCGATGGCCTGGCTGTTGCTTACGGTgtggccgtcaataaattaaccTTACCCATCCCTTCCACCTGCCCCGAACCCTTCGCCAGGCTCATGGAAG AGTGTTGGGACCAGAACCCGCACGTGCGCCCCTCCTTCTCCTGCATCCTGGAGCAGCTGTCGGCCATCGAGGAGGCGGTGATGGCCACCATGCCGCAGGACTCCTTCCACATCATGCAGGACGACTGGCGCGTGGAGATCCAGGAGATGTTTGACGAGCTCAGGACCAAAGAGAAG GAGCTGCGTTCGCGTGAAGAGGAGCTGACGCGGGCCGCCCTGCAGCAGAAGTCCCAAGAGGAGCATCTGAAGAGGCGCGAGCAGGAGCTGGCCGAGCGCGAGATCAACGTTCTGGAGAGGGAActcaacatcctcatcttccagCTCAACAAGGACAAACCCAACGTCAAGAAGCGCAAGGGCAAGTTCAAGCGCTCCCGCCTCAAGCTCAAGGATGGCAACCGCATCAGCTTGCCTTCAG ACTTCCAGCACAAGATCACAGTGCAGGCGTCGCCCTCCATGGACAAGAGGCGGAGCCTGCACAGCACCAGCTCCTCTCCCCCCAGCAGTCCCACACTCATCCCCCGCCTACGAGCTATTCAGC TCACGCAGGACGAGAGCAACCGCACGTGGGGTCGCAGCGCCCCCTCAAGGCCGGAGGAGTTTGACGATGTCAGGAGAGGCATCAAGAAGAAGGGGAGAACTTGGGGCCCCAACTCAGTGCAGAGCAAGGAGAGACCTGCTGTCACAGAGAG AGTACGTCCCCTCTCAGATGGCAGCAATCCTTGGTCCACCAGTCTGATGAAGTCGCAGAAGTCTGTCCCCCTCGCCGCCCTCTTTGCCGAACAAG GGAGCAGTAAAGACGAGGCCTTTCCTCAGGAGTGTCCCGACAGCAGCTCCAAACCAAAGCAGCTCAAGTTCCCCAACCAGGTGTACCTGGATCTACCTCTGTGGCGGGACGAACCGCAGCCTCCCTGCTCCTGCGGGGAGGGCGGACCCGGGCCGGCAGTTCAGGGCGGCCCGGCCGACGGTCCCGAGGACCCCTACACCACCACGTCCACGTCCTCCGCCTCCACCACCCCGCAGCTCACGCCCACCAACAGCCTGAAGAGGGTGTCGGTCCGCCGCAAGACGGATTCCGTGCTGTACGGCTGCGGCTCGCTGCTGGCCTCCGTCGTGCTGGGCTACGACATCCGCGAGGCGCTCAAGAACGCTCAAGATGACGGCGAGCCGCCGcgggaggagaagaagaaaaaggagggCCTGTTTCAGAGGGCCACCCGCTTCCGCCGCAGCACCTCCCCGCCGAGCGGCGGCCGCCCCCGTAAGGACGAGGGTTCGCCGGGCCACGCCCCCAACCCCCACGCCAACCTGGTCTCCATGTCGGCCATCGTGGAGTGTCAGTCCACCAAGTGTCTGCTACAGTCGGAGGCCGAGGTGTCACGATGCGGCCCCGCCAAGGTGGACCTTGTACCTGTCACTCATCACGTCGAGACGCTTCGGCCTACCTTGCCATCACCCGCTGAAAAAAGGCAGACGCCAAAAACCCAAAGTCAACAGTCGGAGGTTATGAACCATAACACGGGGACACGCCTCCGCAGAAAAAAGTACAACAATCATGATG CTAACGGGATCCCCAGCCTGCCGCCCCCCGCCGCCCCCAAGAAGACCAGGAACACGCGGCCCGTCTCCTTCTGGGCCAAGCCGCATACTCGAGGCCTGGTGGCCCGCCTGGGCAAGAGCTACTCACTGGGCCACTACTCTGGCGAGAAGGCGGCGCAGGCCTGCTCGCTGCTGGACATGGACGCCGAGGGCCAGAATCGCGACTGCACCGTGCCGCTGTGCCGCATCCAGAGCTCGCCGGCCAGGCCCAGCGTCTACGAGCTGGAGAACGACTTCCTTTCCTAG
- the map3k21 gene encoding mitogen-activated protein kinase kinase kinase 21 isoform X3: MDVSQAAFPNGEGRPGGGDGDGGGGSRAHAWTDCPTHDWAHSAPLCPTRSLWTAAYDYEASGEDELSLCRGDVVEVLSKDAAISGDEGWWTGKINHRVGIFPSNYVTYQPAIYRLPITSVRERVPASPVRIPFSELVLEEIIGVGGFGKVYRGTWKGQEVAVKAARQDPDEDIMATAASVKQEAKLFSMLQHANIIKLEGVCLDEPNLCLVMEYARGGTLNRALTGRRIPPHILVNWAVQIARGMHYLHEEAVVIHRDLKSSNILLLETIENDDIGRKTLKITDFGLAREWHKTTKMSAAGTYSWMAPEVIRMSLFSKGSDVWSYGILLWELLTGEVPYRGIDGLAVAYGVAVNKLTLPIPSTCPEPFARLMEECWDQNPHVRPSFSCILEQLSAIEEAVMATMPQDSFHIMQDDWRVEIQEMFDELRTKEKELRSREEELTRAALQQKSQEEHLKRREQELAEREINVLERELNILIFQLNKDKPNVKKRKGKFKRSRLKLKDGNRISLPSDFQHKITVQASPSMDKRRSLHSTSSSPPSSPTLIPRLRAIQLTQDESNRTWGRSAPSRPEEFDDVRRGIKKKGRTWGPNSVQSKERPAVTERVRPLSDGSNPWSTSLMKSQKSVPLAALFAEQAGSSKDEAFPQECPDSSSKPKQLKFPNQVYLDLPLWRDEPQPPCSCGEGGPGPAVQGGPADGPEDPYTTTSTSSASTTPQLTPTNSLKRVSVRRKTDSVLYGCGSLLASVVLGYDIREALKNAQDDGEPPREEKKKKEGLFQRATRFRRSTSPPSGGRPRKDEGSPGHAPNPHANLVSMSAIVECQSTKCLLQSEAEVSRCGPAKVDLVPVTHHVETLRPTLPSPAEKRQTPKTQSQQSEVMNHNTGTRLRRKKYNNHDAVATP; this comes from the exons ATGGATGTCTCGCAGGCCGCTTTCCCAAACGGTGAAGGGCGGCCGGGCGGCGGCGACGGtgatggaggaggagggagtAGGGCACATGCCTGGACAGACTGTCCCACGCACGATTGGGCTCACTCGGCCCCCCTGTGCCCGACCCGATCTCTGTGGACGGCGGCGTACGACTACGAAGCGAGCGGCGAGGACGAGCTCAGCCTTTGCCGCGGCGACGTGGTGGAGGTCCTGTCCAAGGATGCGGCCATCTCCGGCGACGAGGGCTGGTGGACGGGCAAAATCAACCACCGCGTCGGCATCTTCCCCTCCAACTATGTCACCTACCAGCCGGCCATTTACCGTCTGCCCATCACCAGCGTGCGGGAGAGGGTCCCAGCTTCGCCCGTCCGGATCCCCTTCTCCGAGCTGGTGCTGGAGGAGATCATTGGCGTGGGGGGCTTCGGCAAAGTGTACCGCGGCACGTGGAAGGGCCAAGAGGTGGCCGTTAAGGCGGCCCGGCAGGACCCCGACGAGGACATTATGGCCACGGCTGCCAGCGTCAAGCAGGAGGCCAAGCTGTTCTCCATGCTGCAGCACGCCAACATCATCAAGCTGGAGGGCGTGTGCCTGGACGAGCCCAACTTGTGCCTGGTCATGGAGTACGCCCGAGGGGGCACGCTCAACCGGGCGCTGACCGGCAGGCGAATCCCGCCGCACATCCTCGTCAACTGGGCCGTGCAGATTGCACGCGGGATGCACTACCTGCACGAGGAGGCCGTGGTCATCCACCGAGACCTCAAGTCCAGCAACA TTCTGTTACTTGAAACGATCGAGAACGACGACATCGGCAGGAAGACGTTGAAGATCACAGACTTTGGCCTGGCCCGGGAGTGGCACAAGACCACCAAGATGTCGGCAGCGGGCACCTACTCCTGGATGGCCCCTGAGGTCATCAGGATGTCCCTTTTTTCCAAAGGCAGTGACGTTTGGAG CTACGGCATCTTGCTGTGGGAGTTGCTAACAGGGGAGGTGCCTTACAGAGGAATCGATGGCCTGGCTGTTGCTTACGGTgtggccgtcaataaattaaccTTACCCATCCCTTCCACCTGCCCCGAACCCTTCGCCAGGCTCATGGAAG AGTGTTGGGACCAGAACCCGCACGTGCGCCCCTCCTTCTCCTGCATCCTGGAGCAGCTGTCGGCCATCGAGGAGGCGGTGATGGCCACCATGCCGCAGGACTCCTTCCACATCATGCAGGACGACTGGCGCGTGGAGATCCAGGAGATGTTTGACGAGCTCAGGACCAAAGAGAAG GAGCTGCGTTCGCGTGAAGAGGAGCTGACGCGGGCCGCCCTGCAGCAGAAGTCCCAAGAGGAGCATCTGAAGAGGCGCGAGCAGGAGCTGGCCGAGCGCGAGATCAACGTTCTGGAGAGGGAActcaacatcctcatcttccagCTCAACAAGGACAAACCCAACGTCAAGAAGCGCAAGGGCAAGTTCAAGCGCTCCCGCCTCAAGCTCAAGGATGGCAACCGCATCAGCTTGCCTTCAG ACTTCCAGCACAAGATCACAGTGCAGGCGTCGCCCTCCATGGACAAGAGGCGGAGCCTGCACAGCACCAGCTCCTCTCCCCCCAGCAGTCCCACACTCATCCCCCGCCTACGAGCTATTCAGC TCACGCAGGACGAGAGCAACCGCACGTGGGGTCGCAGCGCCCCCTCAAGGCCGGAGGAGTTTGACGATGTCAGGAGAGGCATCAAGAAGAAGGGGAGAACTTGGGGCCCCAACTCAGTGCAGAGCAAGGAGAGACCTGCTGTCACAGAGAG AGTACGTCCCCTCTCAGATGGCAGCAATCCTTGGTCCACCAGTCTGATGAAGTCGCAGAAGTCTGTCCCCCTCGCCGCCCTCTTTGCCGAACAAG CAGGGAGCAGTAAAGACGAGGCCTTTCCTCAGGAGTGTCCCGACAGCAGCTCCAAACCAAAGCAGCTCAAGTTCCCCAACCAGGTGTACCTGGATCTACCTCTGTGGCGGGACGAACCGCAGCCTCCCTGCTCCTGCGGGGAGGGCGGACCCGGGCCGGCAGTTCAGGGCGGCCCGGCCGACGGTCCCGAGGACCCCTACACCACCACGTCCACGTCCTCCGCCTCCACCACCCCGCAGCTCACGCCCACCAACAGCCTGAAGAGGGTGTCGGTCCGCCGCAAGACGGATTCCGTGCTGTACGGCTGCGGCTCGCTGCTGGCCTCCGTCGTGCTGGGCTACGACATCCGCGAGGCGCTCAAGAACGCTCAAGATGACGGCGAGCCGCCGcgggaggagaagaagaaaaaggagggCCTGTTTCAGAGGGCCACCCGCTTCCGCCGCAGCACCTCCCCGCCGAGCGGCGGCCGCCCCCGTAAGGACGAGGGTTCGCCGGGCCACGCCCCCAACCCCCACGCCAACCTGGTCTCCATGTCGGCCATCGTGGAGTGTCAGTCCACCAAGTGTCTGCTACAGTCGGAGGCCGAGGTGTCACGATGCGGCCCCGCCAAGGTGGACCTTGTACCTGTCACTCATCACGTCGAGACGCTTCGGCCTACCTTGCCATCACCCGCTGAAAAAAGGCAGACGCCAAAAACCCAAAGTCAACAGTCGGAGGTTATGAACCATAACACGGGGACACGCCTCCGCAGAAAAAAGTACAACAATCATGATG CGGTAGCAACACCGTAA